The genomic window ACCTTCGGCCGGTTGCGCGCGTCGGTGGCGAGCGGGATGCGGAGCTCGACGCTGGCCGAGCTTTCCCAGCCGGCGCCTTCGAGCGGGCGCTCGCGGCGCAGGCCGAAGGCCAGCTCCGGCAGGTCGCGCACGTTGCGGCTGGCGATCTGCAGGCGGGCGCGGGCAGCGGCGACGGCGCGCTCCAGCGGCGCCAGGCGCGGATGCGCCGCGGTGGCGTCGGCGCTGCGCTTGGTTTCGTCCATGCCGCCCGGCGCCGGCAGTTCGGCGAGCCCGGTGAGCGCGAGGAAGGCGCGTGCGGTGCGGTGCGCGCGCACGTCGGCCTCGGCCAGTGCGGCCTCGGCGCTAGCCTCGGCGCCGCGCGCCTGGTTCAGGTCGATGCGCGGCAGGTCGCCGGCGCGGATGCGGCGGTCCACATCGGCGACCAGCTGGCGGGCGGCATCGGCGTGGCGGGCGGCCTGCTCGCGCTCGTTGGCGGCGAGCCGGTACTGCCACCACGCTTCGCGCACCTCGCCGGCGAGGCGCCAGCGGGCCTCGTCGACCAGTGCGACGAAGGATTCGCGCTCGCGCTCGATCAGCGCCAGCGTGCGCGCCTGGTAGCCGGGGAGCCACAGCGGCAGCGTGATGCCGGCCTCCCATTCGGACAGGCCGGTGTCGCGCTGCAGCCGGTTGTTGCGGTTGGACAATGTCGCCGCCGGTGCGCCCGAGAGCAGGCTGTCGGTGGCATCGCGGCGGGCGGCGAATTCATCCTGGCGCGCGGCGAGCGTGCGCGCCGCGGGCTGGCGTGCCCAGGCGGCGTCGGCGGCGTCGCGCAGCGTCTGTGCGTCGGCGGCCGGCGCCAGCAGGGCGAGGGTCAAGAAAGTGAATGCGAACGATCGCATCGGATTCTCCTGGAATGCGTAAACGGCATGCGGAAAATCCGGCGGTGCGCGCGACGGCGCGGCGCCCATGGGGGCGCCGGCGGCCGTCGGGGCCAGCGGCTATCAGTGGGGCTGGAGGGCGCTCCGCCGGGTCAGGCGGAGCCGCCCCATTTGGGCCGTTCGGGACGGGAAACCGGCGGCGTTGCCGGAGGGGTGACGGGGAGCGACGACAGCGATTCTTCCGTCGGCAGCATCGCCGGCTCGCTGCTCGCCGTCGGCAGCGCGCTGCAATGGCCGGCACCGCAATCGTGGCCGTGCGTATGATCGCCGGAGATGCCGGCAGGGCCGGCTTCGCCAGGGGCGGCAGCGTGCTCATGGCCGCCATCGGCATCCGCGTGCGCATGCGCGTGCTGGTGCAGTTCGCCGCCGGCAGCGGTCAGCACCGCGGCGAGCGGTGCCTGCAGCGGCAGCATCAGCATCAGCAGGATGGCAAGAAGGCGTTTCATCGATGGTGCGCAGAAGGGCGGGTGAACATTGCAGTGCGGATTGTACGCGATGCACGCCAGGGGCATGCGTTTCGGGAACGATTTTTTGCAGTGGCGCATGTCGGTCCTAGGGCGTGTTCTCATTCAATTCATGGGCGCGATGCTGTCGTCGCGGGATGCAGCGCAAGGCGCGTCGGCGCTGCCTGGCTGATGCCAGGCAAGCCGAGGCAACGCCGCGATGCGCCCGCGGCGGCAGCGTCCCGGAGGGTTGTCCCGAGCCGGTGGCGCCCGCTTCGTTGCTCGGCTTGCCCGCACGCCAGTGCGGGCAAGCCGAGCACCTCGCGCTCACCACCGGCTCGGGGCAACGCGCTCCACGAATTGAATGAGAACACGCCCTAGCGGAAGCGCGGCCACCAGCCGGGCACGTCGTTCATGTAGGCGCGGTAGGCGTCGCCGTGTTCGGCCAGTGCCTGACGCTCTTCCCGCTGCGCCAGCCGGACGTAGGTGAAGACGAGGACCGGGAACATCGCCAGCGTGACCAGCGTCGGCCACTGCAGCAGGAAGCCAAGCATGACCAGCATGAAGGCTGCGTACTGCGGGTGGCGGATGCGCGCGTAGGGGCCGGTGCGCGCTAGCGCGCCGCGCTGCTGCGCTTCGTAGAGCACCGGCCAGGCCTTCGCCAGCAGCCAGAAGCCGCCGATGATGAGAGCGTTCGACAGCAGGTGGAAGGGGCCGAAGTGCGGGTTCGCCTTCCAGCCGAAGAGGATCTCGAGCAGGTGGCCGGCGTCGTGCGACAGGAAGTCGACGCCCGGCACGCGCTCGGCGAGCCAGCCGGAGAGCAGGTAGATGGTCAGCGGAAAGCCGTACATCTCGGTGAACAGCGCGACGACGAAGGCCGAGAACAGGCCCAGCGTGCGCCAGTCCTGGCGCGACTGCGGCTTGAAGAAGCTGGCGGCGAAGAGGATGAAGATCGCCGAGTTGATCGCCACCAGCGACCACAGGCCGTAGGCCGGGGAGTCGTTCATGGCTCGCCTCCGTCGTCGTCGCGTCGCCGGTGTTGGCGGTGCCCGGCATGGCCTGCGTGTCCGCCGTGGCCGTGGTGGTGGAAGAGGTGCATCAGCGGGCAGGCGGCCAGCAGCAGGTAGGGCAGGATGCCGAACAGGTGCGCGCGGTGCTCGGTCAGCAGAAAGAAGATGGCGACCGCGGCGAAGCCGATGAATACCCACTTCCCGCGCGCCGCGGGGGGGGCGCGGCGCACCTCCGGCGGCGGCTGCTCCGGCGTTCTTTCCATGGCCATCCTTCGCTTACCGCCGGTAGTCGAACAGCGCTTCGAGCGGCCGCTCGCGGCCGGGCAGGTGCGCCTCGATGGCGATCCGGTACGGGCCGCGTCCCTTCAGCGTGACGTAGTTGCCGTAGCTCATCGCGTCGGCGACCGGCATCGCTTCGAGCGTGACGCGGCGGCCGGCCATGCCCAGCTCGCCGACCGTCGCCTCGACCTTGGCATCGTTGATGCGCTGCCCGTCGGCGCCGACCAGCGCGACGACCAGGTGGTAGCGGTCCTTGCCGGACGGCGCGCCGCGGTGCATCGATTTCTCGGGGTGCGGCGCCGGATGCTCGCCGGCGATCGCCGCCGGCATGATGCCGTAATAGACGTCGATGCCGCCGACGCGCTTGTGCTGGTTGCGGTCGGCGGCGCCGGCCGCGGCGGCGACGAACAGCGCGAGCGCGGGAATGAGGGTGACGAGCCAGCGTTTCATGATGCACCTCCTTTGTCGGCAGTCCAGAAACTCAGCAGCTGCAGCCAGCGGCCGTGCCGCACCACCGGCGCGAAACCGGCGCGGGCGAGGAAGCCGGGAATCTCGCCGCGCAGGTTGCTGGCGGTCATCGGCCAGGCGAGCAGCGGGAAGAACAGCAGCCACCACAGCGGGTTGGCCGGGCGGTCGAGGTCGACGACGACCAGCCGGCCGCCGGGCCGGAGCACGCGGAACACCTCGCGCAGGCCGGCGTCCTTGGTCGCCGGCGGCAGGTGGTGCAGCATCGCGCTGGCGAAGGCGACGTCGAAACTGGCGTCGGCGAACGGCAGATCCTCGATCACCGCCAGCCGGAATTGTGCGCCGGCCTCGGCCTTCTGCCGCGCCACGGCGATCATCTCCGGCGCCGGGTCGATGCCGACCGCGGCGCCCTGCGGGCCGACCGCCGCCGCCGCGAGCCGCGTCAGCACGCCGGTGCCGCAGCCGACTTCGAGCACCTTCATGCCCGGCCGGAGCTTGGCGAGCGCGATCGTCGCCGCACGGAATTTCGGGCCGAGGCCGAGCTTCGGGCAGTACCAGTCGTAGATCGGCGCCGCCCAGCCGAGCGGCATGCCGTGTGTGTCCGGCACCGGCTCGCCCGGGTAGTGCGGGCTGCGGCGCAGCACGACGGCGCCCCACAGCAGCAGCGCCGGGCACACCAGCAGCAACGCGACGACGATAGCCGAGGCCGGCGTCAGCCCCCAGCGCCAGAGGATGCCGGCGGCGAGCGCAAGGACCAGCGGCGGGCACAGCCACAGCCAGCGGTTCATGATTGTCCTCCCAGCCGCGCGCGTTTCAGCAGCGCCGAATTGACCACCACCGACAAGGAGGAGAGGGCCATCGCCGCGGCGGCGATGATCGGGTTGAGCAGGCCGAAGGCGGCGACCGGCAGGCCGACGGTGTTGTAGATGAAGGCCCAGAACAGGTTCTGCTTGATCTTCCGCATCGTCGCGCGCGACAGGCGGATCGCGGTGACCACGTCGCCGACGTCGTCGCGGATCAGGATGATGCCGCCGGTTTCCTTGGCGACGTCGGAGCCGGAGCCGATGGCGATGCCGATGTCGGCGGTGGCCAGCGCCGGCGCGTCGTTGACGCCGTCGCCGACCATCGCCACGCACTGGCCCTGCGCCTTCAGCCCGGCGATCGTCTGCGCCTTCGTTTCCGGCAGCACCTCGGCGATCACCTCGCTGATGCCGAGCGTTCTGGCGATCGTGTCGGCGGTGCGGCGGTTGTCGCCGGTGAGCATGACCACGCGCACGCCTTCGCCGGTGAGCGCGGCGACCGCGGCGGCGGCCTCCGGCTTCAGCGTGTCGGCGACGGCGACGATGCCGGCGAGCGCGCCGTCGACGGCGACCAGCATCGCCGTCTTCCCCTCCGCCTCACAGCGTGCCAGCGCCGCTTCGGCCGGCGCGGTATCGAGGCCGGCGCCGGCCAGCAGCCGGCGGTTGCCGAGCAGCACCGCATGCCCGTCGACCTCGCCCTTGACGCCCTGGCCGGGGATGGCGACGAAGTCGCTGGCTGCCGGCAGCGCGATGCCGCGGTGCCGCGCGCCGCGCACGATCGCTTCGCCGAGCGGGTGCTCGGAGCCGGCTTCGAGCGCGGCGGCGAGCCGCAGCAGTTCGTCCTCGGGCAGTGCGCCGAAGGCGACGAGGTCGGTCAGCGCCGGCTCGCCGCGCGTCAGCGTGCCGGTCTTGTCGAAGACGACGGTGGTCAGCGCCTCGGCGCGTTCGAGCACCTCGCCGCCGCGGATCAGGATGCCGGCCTCGGCGCCCTTGCCGACGCCGACCATCAGCGCCGCCGGCGTCGCGATGCCGAGCGCGCACGGGCAGGCGATGATGAGCACGGCGATGAAGGCGAGCAGCCCCTGCGGGAAGTTGCCGAGTGCCCACCAGCCGAGAAAGGCGGCGACCGCGATGGCGACCACCGCCGGTACGAAGTAGCCGGTGACGCGGTCGGCGAGGCGCTGGATCTGCGCCGAGCTGGCCTGCGCGTCCTCGACCAGCTTGATGATCTGCGCCAGCGCGGTGTCGGCACCGACCTTGGTGGCGCGGAAAGCGAAGGCGCCGCTGCGGTTCAGCGTGCCGCCGATCACCGCGCTGCCGGGCGCCTTGTCGACCGGCATCGACTCGCCGGTGAGCATCGACTCGTCGACCGCCGAGCGGCCGTCGGTCACCTCACCGTCGGTCGCGATCTTCTCGCCCGGGCGCACCCGCACCGTCTCGCCGACCATCACCGATTCGGCCGGCACCTCCATCTCGACGCCGTCGCGGACGACGTGCGCGGTCGCCGGCTTCAGGTCGAGCAGCTTCCTGACCGCCGCGGAGGAGCGCTTCTTGATCAGCTCCTCCATGTAGCGGCCGAGCAGCACGAAGGCGATGATCACCGCCGATACCTCGAAATAGACGTCGCGCTCCTCGACCTTGACCGGCAGCACCTCGGGGAAGAACAGCACGGCGACGCTGTACAGGTAGGCGACCGTCGTGCCGAGCGCGATCAGGAAGTCCATGTTGATGCGCCGCGCGCGCACCGCCGTCCAGGCGCCCGTATAGAAGCTCCAGCCGCCGATGAACTGTACCGGCGTGACCAGCAGGAACAGCCACATGCCCCAGGTGAACCACGGCAGCGCCGGGATCGGCGCCCAGGTGACGAGGGTGGCGCCGGTGGCCAGCGCCAGGAAGGCACCGGCACGCAGCGCGGCGAGCGCGAGCACGCCGGTGAGCGCGATGGCGACGCGCGTACGCATCGATTTCAGCTCGGCCTCCGGCGCCTCGAAGGTGCGCTGGCAACCGACGCTGCAGAAATAGTAGCTGCGGCCGGCGCGCTCGGTCTTCAGCGCGGTGGCCTTGTCGACGACCATGCCGCAGATCGGGTCCTTGGCCATTTCCTTGCCGGCCGGGGGCGCGACGGGCATCGCCGCCGGCACGGCGGTGTGGACGTGCGCGGCGCCATGGGCGTGGTGATGCGCATGCGCCGGCGCCGGCTGGCCGGCATAGGCCGCCGGGTCGACCTGGAACTTCGCCAGGCAATGGGGCGAGCAGAAGTGGTAGTGCTGCCCGGCGAACTCGGCGTGGCCGGCCGCCGTGCGCTCGTCGACCTGCATGCCGCAGACGGGATCGGTGCTCATCTTCTTCTCCCCCTTCCGTTCGTGCTGCCTACGGGGCGCCGCCGGGCAGCGCGACGGCGCTGCACTTCAGCGTGACCATCTCGCGCAGCGTCGCCTCCTCGGCGAGAAAGGCGTCGACCGCCAGCGGGTCGAACTGCGTGCCGGCGAGGCGGACGATTTCCCGCTGCGCCGCGTCGAACGGCAGCGCCTTGCGATAGCTGCGGTCGGAGGTCATCGCGTCGAGCGTGTCGATCACGGCGAACAGGCGCGCGCCGAGCGCTATCTCGTCGCCCTTCAGCCCGCGCGGGTAGCCGCCGCCGTCGAAACGCTCCTCGTGGCAGCGCACCAGTTCGGCCGCCGCCGTCATCTCCGGCAGCCTGGCGACGATCTGCCAGCCGCAGTCGACATGGCTGCGCATCACCGTCCACTCCGCATCGCTCAGCCGGTCCTCCTTGAGCAGGATGGCGTCGGGAACGCCGATCTTGCCGATGTCGTGCAGCAGCGCGCCCCAGTAGATCTGGCGCAGCGCCGCCGGCTCGGCGACCAGGCGGCGCGCCAGCACCTGCGTGTGGCAGGCGACGCGCCGCGAATGCAGGCCGGTTTCGTGCTCGCGCAGATCCAGCGTTTCGGTCAGCGCCTCGACGAAGCGCGCGTAGAGCTGCTCCGTTGCCGCCGCCGTCGGCGCCGGCAAGCGGCGGTCGAGCAGGCAG from Azospira restricta includes these protein-coding regions:
- a CDS encoding DUF2933 domain-containing protein, with amino-acid sequence MERTPEQPPPEVRRAPPAARGKWVFIGFAAVAIFFLLTEHRAHLFGILPYLLLAACPLMHLFHHHGHGGHAGHAGHRQHRRRDDDGGEP
- a CDS encoding methyltransferase family protein, which produces MNDSPAYGLWSLVAINSAIFILFAASFFKPQSRQDWRTLGLFSAFVVALFTEMYGFPLTIYLLSGWLAERVPGVDFLSHDAGHLLEILFGWKANPHFGPFHLLSNALIIGGFWLLAKAWPVLYEAQQRGALARTGPYARIRHPQYAAFMLVMLGFLLQWPTLVTLAMFPVLVFTYVRLAQREERQALAEHGDAYRAYMNDVPGWWPRFR
- a CDS encoding TolC family protein; this translates as MTLALLAPAADAQTLRDAADAAWARQPAARTLAARQDEFAARRDATDSLLSGAPAATLSNRNNRLQRDTGLSEWEAGITLPLWLPGYQARTLALIERERESFVALVDEARWRLAGEVREAWWQYRLAANEREQAARHADAARQLVADVDRRIRAGDLPRIDLNQARGAEASAEAALAEADVRAHRTARAFLALTGLAELPAPGGMDETKRSADATAAHPRLAPLERAVAAARARLQIASRNVRDLPELAFGLRRERPLEGAGWESSASVELRIPLATDARNRPKVAAANAELIEAESQLPYAQAQVDAERDAAGRELARTAEAAERAELRRTLAAETQREYARAFALGNIDLPQRLRIEADSFDAELAAARARIEAARAVSRYNQAIGVLP
- a CDS encoding HD-GYP domain-containing protein, whose product is MRSMVGLADNRTAVATGAACACCGTRSASRRYIAEADGYCCEACLLDRRLPAPTAAATEQLYARFVEALTETLDLREHETGLHSRRVACHTQVLARRLVAEPAALRQIYWGALLHDIGKIGVPDAILLKEDRLSDAEWTVMRSHVDCGWQIVARLPEMTAAAELVRCHEERFDGGGYPRGLKGDEIALGARLFAVIDTLDAMTSDRSYRKALPFDAAQREIVRLAGTQFDPLAVDAFLAEEATLREMVTLKCSAVALPGGAP
- a CDS encoding class I SAM-dependent methyltransferase encodes the protein MNRWLWLCPPLVLALAAGILWRWGLTPASAIVVALLLVCPALLLWGAVVLRRSPHYPGEPVPDTHGMPLGWAAPIYDWYCPKLGLGPKFRAATIALAKLRPGMKVLEVGCGTGVLTRLAAAAVGPQGAAVGIDPAPEMIAVARQKAEAGAQFRLAVIEDLPFADASFDVAFASAMLHHLPPATKDAGLREVFRVLRPGGRLVVVDLDRPANPLWWLLFFPLLAWPMTASNLRGEIPGFLARAGFAPVVRHGRWLQLLSFWTADKGGAS
- a CDS encoding heavy metal translocating P-type ATPase, giving the protein MSTDPVCGMQVDERTAAGHAEFAGQHYHFCSPHCLAKFQVDPAAYAGQPAPAHAHHHAHGAAHVHTAVPAAMPVAPPAGKEMAKDPICGMVVDKATALKTERAGRSYYFCSVGCQRTFEAPEAELKSMRTRVAIALTGVLALAALRAGAFLALATGATLVTWAPIPALPWFTWGMWLFLLVTPVQFIGGWSFYTGAWTAVRARRINMDFLIALGTTVAYLYSVAVLFFPEVLPVKVEERDVYFEVSAVIIAFVLLGRYMEELIKKRSSAAVRKLLDLKPATAHVVRDGVEMEVPAESVMVGETVRVRPGEKIATDGEVTDGRSAVDESMLTGESMPVDKAPGSAVIGGTLNRSGAFAFRATKVGADTALAQIIKLVEDAQASSAQIQRLADRVTGYFVPAVVAIAVAAFLGWWALGNFPQGLLAFIAVLIIACPCALGIATPAALMVGVGKGAEAGILIRGGEVLERAEALTTVVFDKTGTLTRGEPALTDLVAFGALPEDELLRLAAALEAGSEHPLGEAIVRGARHRGIALPAASDFVAIPGQGVKGEVDGHAVLLGNRRLLAGAGLDTAPAEAALARCEAEGKTAMLVAVDGALAGIVAVADTLKPEAAAAVAALTGEGVRVVMLTGDNRRTADTIARTLGISEVIAEVLPETKAQTIAGLKAQGQCVAMVGDGVNDAPALATADIGIAIGSGSDVAKETGGIILIRDDVGDVVTAIRLSRATMRKIKQNLFWAFIYNTVGLPVAAFGLLNPIIAAAAMALSSLSVVVNSALLKRARLGGQS